The Sphaerisporangium siamense genome includes the window CGGATGACGGAGAACGGCGAAGCGCGCGTGGCGGCCGCCCTGGGTCGGCTCGGCACCCTGGGCGACCTTCCCGTGCGAGAGCACGTGCCGGTGTTCGAGGAGGCGCTGGGCGGACTGGAGGCGATCCTGGCATCGGCGGACGACACCTCGCCCGACCCTGCTCGTACGGACCATGCGCAGCCGAACTCGGGAAGGGAACACGGCACCTCTCCCCACCCTGCCCTAACGGACCATGTGCAGCCGAATGCGGGAGGGGAACACGGCGCTCCCGCCGACCTCGCCGGCGGTAAGGACGTTTCCGCTGACCGTCGAGAGGACGACCATGCCTCCGCCCCTTTTAGGAGGGGAGAGGGTGGGGCCGCTGACAGTGGACAGACCAATCCCGATCACGGAAAGGGCGACTACGGGCGCGCTGACCATTGGGAACGGACGGTGGGGCGGTGAGAAGAGAACCCGCTCGTCCTGGAGCGGCTGGACACGCGGCTGTCCGCCTCAGGCAGGTCGGCCCTCATGAGGACGCGCAGAGCACGCCGGGCGGTCTTGGAGACGTGAACCCGCGAGGTCACGACCCTTTCAGAGGACGACGCACCGCGGGCGGGTCGCCGGGCGCGCGCGATGCGCACCGGCAGACGCTCGTGGACGGCCGGACATGGACCGCCCGAGCACGAGACGTGTGCTGGCGGGCGTCGCCGAGCGGCCAAGTGCAGGGCATGCATGCGTGAGGGTCTGCGGGTGCTCAGGCCTGGAATGTGGGGTGGGCCGGTGTTGGGGTGGCCCGGTTGGCGGGGCGCGCGGCCCGGACTTCGTGGGCGGCCGACTGTGGCGCGCGCATGGGTGAAGATTTGTGGGGCTTAGGCCAGAGATGTGTGTGGGGTGTTGGCGGGTGAGCCGACTCGCGGGGTGCGTGGCCGGGCCTTGGCGGGCGGCTGGGTGTGGGGCGTGCATGGTGGAGGCTCGCGGGTGTTCGGGGCCGGGATGTGTGTGGGCGGGTGTTGGCGAGTGAGCGGACGTGTGGCGCCGGGGCTTCGCGGGCGTGGGTGCTCGTGCGGAGGCGACGTCGGGCACGGGGGCTTTTGCGGGGGCGACGTCGGGCGCGGGGGGTTGTGGGGGGATTGGTGAGTCGGAGGGTGCGGCTGGACAGGGAGCTTGTGCGGCGGGGGTTGGCGCGGTCGCGGGAGCATGCGGCGGACCTGATCACCGGTGGACGGGTGAGCGTGGGCGGGCGTACGGCGGACAAGCCGGCCACGCAGGTCGACACGGCCTCGGCGATCATCGTGGCCGAGATGGCCGAGGGGCCGGACTACGTCTCGCGTGGCGCCCACAAGCTGATCGGCGCCCTGGAGGCGTTCGGCCCGCGCGGCCTGGCCGTCGAGGGACGGCGCTGCCTGGACGCGGGCGCTTCGACCGGCGGCTTCACCGACGTCCTGCTGCGCGCCGGCGTGGCGCACGTCCTGGCCGTGGACGTCGGGTACGGCCAGCTCGCCTGGTCGCTCCGCACCGACGACCGGGTCACGGTGATGGAGCGCGTCAACGTCCGCGAGTTGACGCCGGACATGGTGGGCGAGCCGCCGAGCCTGGTGGTGGGCGACCTGTCGTTCATCTCCCTTCGGCTGGTGCTGCCCGCGCTCGCCGCCTGCGCGGCCCCCGCCGCCGATTTCGTCATGCTGGTGAAACCGCAGTTCGAGGTGGGCAAGGAGCGGGTGGGGGCGGGTGGCGTCGTGCGGGACCCGGCGCTGCGGGCGGGCGCCGTGCGCGACGTCGCGGCGGCGGCGTCCGCACTGTCCCTGGAGGTGCGCGGCGTGACAGCGAGCCCGCTGCCCGGCCCCTCGGGCAACGTCGAGTACCTGATCTGGCTCGGGCGCGGTCCCGGACCCGCGCGAGTGGGCGATCTCGACACCGAGATCGAGCGCGCCGTCGCGGAAGGTCCCCAGTAGTGCGCAGGGTGTCCGCGGGGGAAGCGTGGAAGATCCGTAGTAGTGCGCGGTGTGTCCGCCGGGGGAGCGGGGGCGAGTGTGGAAGGTCTGCAGTAGTGCGTGGAGTGTCCGCCGGAGGGGCGGGGCGAGCGTGGAAGGGGCCCGGTAGTGCGTGGGTGCCCGTGGGGGAGTGGAGTTGAGCGCGGGAGGTTTCCAGTAGTGGGTGGGGTGTCCGGCGGGGGAGCGGGAGTGGACGTGGGAGGGGCCCGGTGATGGGCGGGGTGTCCGCCGGAGGGGCGGGGGCGAGCGTGGAAGGTTCGCGGTAGTGCGTGGGGTGCCCGCTGGAGGAGCGGAGTCGAGCATGGATGCGGTCAAGCGGACGGTGCTGGTCACCGCGCACACCGGGCGCGCGCCCGCGGTCGAGAGCGCCCGTAGGGTGATCCAGCGCTTCCTGGAGGCGGGCTTCACGGTCCGGGTCATGGAGCAGGAGGCCGAGGAGATCGCGGCCCCGGGCGTGGACGTGGTGCCCGCGCGCCCGTCGGCCGCCGAGGACGCCGAGGTGATGATGGTGCTCGGCGGTGACGGGACCCTGCTGCGGGCCGCCGAGCTGGCCCGTCCCGCCGGGACGCCGCTGCTCGGCGTGAACCTCGGGCACGTGGGGTTCCTGGCCGAGGCGGAGATGAGCGACCTCGCCGAGGCGGTGGACCGTGTCGTGAACGGCCACTACACGGTCGAGGAACGGATGACGATCGAGGTGCGGGTCCGCGCCAACGGCGAGGTGCTCGCCGAGACGTGGGCGCTGAACGAGGCGAGCGTCGAGAAGCGGGACCGCATGCTGGAGGTCGTCGCGGAGATCGACGGCCGCCCCTTGTCACGGTGGGGATGTGACGGCGTGATCTGCGCCACGCCCACCGGCTCGACGGCCTACGCCTTCTCGGCGGGCGGCCCGGTGGTCTGGCCGGAGGTCGAGGCGCTTCTGCTGGTGCCGAACAGCGCGCACGCCCTGTTCGCCCGGCCGCTCGTGGTCTCGCCGCGCTCGGTCATCGCCCTGGAGATCCTGCCCGGCACGACGGGCGCGGTGCTGTGGTGCGACGGCAGGCGGCGCTTCGACCTGCCGCCGGGCGTGCGGGTCGAGGTGCGCAGGGACGCGCTACCGGTCCGGCTGGCGCGCCTGCACGGCGCCGACACCACCGGGGCCCCGTTCACCGACCGCCTGGTGGCCAAGTTCGACCTGCCCGTGCAGGGCTGGCGGGGACGCGCGCGCCGGTAGCGCGTCGACATCTTCGGGGTTGCGTTCACTGACTGGCTGGTGGCCGAGTTCGATCTGCCCGTGCAGGGGTGGCGGGGGCGCGCGCCTCGGTAGCGCGTCGACATCTTCGGGGTTGCGTGCGCTGACTGGCTGGCGGCCTAGGTCGACCTGCCTGGGCAAGGGGGCGGGGGCGGGCGTGCTGGTCGGAGGTCGCGACACGGGGGCTGGTTGTGGAGGCCCGTGCTCGTGGGGTTTACGCCCCTGGTAGGGCCCTTGTGCGAGGGTAGTCATCGAAAACCTTGGCGATTTCCGCGTAGGATCGGCTCCGCACGGAGAGGTGACCGAGCCATGCCCCATACGGTCGGCGAGGTGCCCGATCGGGAGGCGGCAAGGCGATACGGCGGGAGGGACCCAGTGCGGCCACGGGTCGATGAGGTCCGGATCAAAGGCCTCGGCGTGATCGATGAGGCTGTCCTGAAGCTCTCGCCCGGGCTGACCGTCGTCACGGGCGAGACCGGCGCGGGCAAGACGATGGTCGTGACCGGGCTGGGGCTGCTGTTCGGCGGCCGGGCCGACCCCGCGCGCGTCCGGCCGGGGGCCGACCGGGCGACCGTCGAGGGCACGCTGGTCGTCGAGGCCGGCGGCCGGGTGGCCCAGCAGGTCGAGGACGTGGGCGGCGACGTCGAGGACGGCGAGCTGATCATCGCGCGCACCGTCTCCGGTGAGGGCCGGTCGCGGGCCTGGCTCGGCGGCCGGTCGGTGCCGGTCGGCACGCTCACCTACCTCGCCGAGGACCTCGTGGCCGTCCACGGCCAGATGGACCAGCAGCGGCTGCTCCAGCCGGGCCGCCAGCGCGCCGCCCTCGACCGCTACGCCGGGGAGGACCTGGTCAAGCCCCTGCGGGCCTACACCCAGACCTACAAGCGTCACAAAGAGGTCGCCGCGCTGCTCGACGAGCTGACCACGCGGGCCCGCGAACGCGAGGAGGAGGCGGACCGCCTGCGCTTCGGCCTGGAGGAGATCGAGAAGGTCGATCCCAAGCCGGGCGAAGAGGCCGAGCTCAAGCAGGAGGAGGAGCGCCTGGCGCACGCCGACTCGCTGAAGAGCGCCGCTGTCTCCGCGCACACCGCCCTGCTCGGCGACCCGATGGCGAGCGCCCAGGGCGCGCAGGACGCGGTGTCCCTGCTCGGGCAGGCCCGCGCCGCGGTGGAGGCGGTGCGCGAGTTCGACACGGCGCTGGGTGGCATCGGTGACCGCGTGGCCGAGGCGGGCTACCTGGTCTCCGACGTCGCCACCGAGCTGGCCGCCTACGCCGAGTCGGTGGACGCCGACCCGGCGAGGCTGGCGGCCGTGCAGGAGCGCAGGGCGGTGCTGACCGGGCTGCTGCGCAAGTACGGCGAGGACTCCGCCGCCGTGCTCGCCTGGGCGAGGGACGCCGCCGCCCGGCTCACCGAGCTGGAGGGCGACGACGACCGCATCGCCGAGCTCACCCGCGAGCGCGACGAGCTGGCCGTGCGCCTGACGGAGGTGGCCGGCGAGGTCACCCGCATCCGCACCGCGGCGGCCGAGCGTTTCGGGGAGGCCGTGACGGCCGAGCTGGCGGCGCTGGCCATGCCGCACGCCCGGGTGGTCGTGGTCGTCTCGCCGGCGGGCCAGTTCGGCCCGGATGGCGCCGACGAGATCGAGTTGCGCATGATGTCCCACCCGGGGGCTCCGGCGCTGCCGTTGAACAAGGGCGCCTCCGGGGGCGAGCTCAGCCGGGTCATGCTCGCCATCGAGGTCGTGTTCGCGGGGGCCGACCCGGTGCCGACGTTCGTGTTCGACGAGGTCGACGCGGGGGTGGGCGGCAAGGCGGCCGTCGAGATCGGGCGGCGCCTGGCCCGCCTGGCGAGGACGGCGCAGGTGATCGTGGTCACCCACCTGCCCCAGGTCGCGGCCTTCGCCGACCAGCATCTGGTGGTCGAGAAGGCGAGCGACGGCAGCGTGGTGCGCAGCGGGGTGACCGCGCTGGACCGGGAGGCGCGCGCCCGCGAGCTGTCGCGCATGCTGGCCGGCCTGGAGGACTCCGAGCTGGGGCGGGCGCACGCCGAGGAGCTTCTGGAGATCGCAGCGGCCGACAAGGCCGCCGATTGATGCGTGTTTCCACGGGTAAGTGAGCAGCCTCCGGCATCTCGGGGGCCGCGGGGACAGGGGTGGATCCTCCTTGTCCGTGCGCAGTGACAAATCTGACACGCCGTGAAGCGAGCCCGTCTTGGTCTCAGCCTCTGGCAGGATGGTTCGTGATGAAGGTGCCGACCTTGAAGGTTCAGGGCCTCCGCCGCAGGAAGGTGTCAGACCTTCCCGGGGTGACGGCAGTGGCGAGGATCGATCGGCGGACCAAGAGGCTGACCAAACGTCTCAGGCCCGGAGAGATCGCGATCATCGATCACGTCGATGTCGACCGGGTGAGCGCGGAGGCTCTTGTCGCGTGCGGCGCGTCCGTCGTGGTGAACGTGGCCTCCAGCATCAGCGGGCGCTACCCCAACCTCGGGCCGCAGATCCTGCTCGCCGCCGGGATCACGCTGGTCGACAACGCCACGCCCGACCTGTTCGACCGGGTGCGCGACGGCGATGTCGTCCGCGTGCACGACGGCGCGGTCTATCTGGAGGACGAGCTCGCCGGCAAGGGCGAGCCCGCGACGGCCGAGTCCGTGGACGCCGCGATGACCGAGGCGCGGGCGGGTCTGTCGATCCAGATCGAAGACTTCGCCATGAACACCATGGAGTACATCCGCCGCGAGCGCGACCTGCTCATCGACGGCGTCGGCGTGCCGGACATCCGCACCGACATGGACGGCAGGCACGTCCTGGTGGTCGTGCGCGGCTACCACTACAAAGAGGACATCGCGGTCCTGCGTCCGTACATCCGCGAGTACCGGCCGATCCTGATCGCCGTGGACGGCGGCGCGGACGCCCTCATCGAGGCCGGCTACCTGCCCGACCTGATCGTGGGCGACTTCGACTCGGTGTCGGAGCGCGCGCTGTCGTGTGGCGCCGAGCTGGTCGTGCACGCCTACCGCGACGGCCGCGCGCCCGGCCTGGAACGGGTGCAGCAACTCGGCCTGCCGGCGGTGGTGTTCCCGGCGACCGGCACCAGCGAGGACATCGCGATGCTCCTGGCCGACGAGAAGGGCGC containing:
- a CDS encoding TlyA family RNA methyltransferase gives rise to the protein MSRRVRLDRELVRRGLARSREHAADLITGGRVSVGGRTADKPATQVDTASAIIVAEMAEGPDYVSRGAHKLIGALEAFGPRGLAVEGRRCLDAGASTGGFTDVLLRAGVAHVLAVDVGYGQLAWSLRTDDRVTVMERVNVRELTPDMVGEPPSLVVGDLSFISLRLVLPALAACAAPAADFVMLVKPQFEVGKERVGAGGVVRDPALRAGAVRDVAAAASALSLEVRGVTASPLPGPSGNVEYLIWLGRGPGPARVGDLDTEIERAVAEGPQ
- the recN gene encoding DNA repair protein RecN, whose product is MRPRVDEVRIKGLGVIDEAVLKLSPGLTVVTGETGAGKTMVVTGLGLLFGGRADPARVRPGADRATVEGTLVVEAGGRVAQQVEDVGGDVEDGELIIARTVSGEGRSRAWLGGRSVPVGTLTYLAEDLVAVHGQMDQQRLLQPGRQRAALDRYAGEDLVKPLRAYTQTYKRHKEVAALLDELTTRAREREEEADRLRFGLEEIEKVDPKPGEEAELKQEEERLAHADSLKSAAVSAHTALLGDPMASAQGAQDAVSLLGQARAAVEAVREFDTALGGIGDRVAEAGYLVSDVATELAAYAESVDADPARLAAVQERRAVLTGLLRKYGEDSAAVLAWARDAAARLTELEGDDDRIAELTRERDELAVRLTEVAGEVTRIRTAAAERFGEAVTAELAALAMPHARVVVVVSPAGQFGPDGADEIELRMMSHPGAPALPLNKGASGGELSRVMLAIEVVFAGADPVPTFVFDEVDAGVGGKAAVEIGRRLARLARTAQVIVVTHLPQVAAFADQHLVVEKASDGSVVRSGVTALDREARARELSRMLAGLEDSELGRAHAEELLEIAAADKAAD
- the steA gene encoding putative cytokinetic ring protein SteA, whose translation is MKVPTLKVQGLRRRKVSDLPGVTAVARIDRRTKRLTKRLRPGEIAIIDHVDVDRVSAEALVACGASVVVNVASSISGRYPNLGPQILLAAGITLVDNATPDLFDRVRDGDVVRVHDGAVYLEDELAGKGEPATAESVDAAMTEARAGLSIQIEDFAMNTMEYIRRERDLLIDGVGVPDIRTDMDGRHVLVVVRGYHYKEDIAVLRPYIREYRPILIAVDGGADALIEAGYLPDLIVGDFDSVSERALSCGAELVVHAYRDGRAPGLERVQQLGLPAVVFPATGTSEDIAMLLADEKGASLIVAVGTHGTLVEFLDKGRSGMASTFLTRLRVGGKLVEAKGVSRLYRSRISIGSLLLLVATAVVTMGVVLWFSPMGKVWLNGLRDAWNGFVFWLVGLFS
- a CDS encoding NAD kinase — protein: MDAVKRTVLVTAHTGRAPAVESARRVIQRFLEAGFTVRVMEQEAEEIAAPGVDVVPARPSAAEDAEVMMVLGGDGTLLRAAELARPAGTPLLGVNLGHVGFLAEAEMSDLAEAVDRVVNGHYTVEERMTIEVRVRANGEVLAETWALNEASVEKRDRMLEVVAEIDGRPLSRWGCDGVICATPTGSTAYAFSAGGPVVWPEVEALLLVPNSAHALFARPLVVSPRSVIALEILPGTTGAVLWCDGRRRFDLPPGVRVEVRRDALPVRLARLHGADTTGAPFTDRLVAKFDLPVQGWRGRARR